One genomic region from Acaryochloris thomasi RCC1774 encodes:
- a CDS encoding glycosyltransferase, which produces MQLAYVSVIVPVFNDIERLEKCLRALEEQTYPKHLYEVIVIDNNSDEDIECLVASFKHVKLSFEAKQGSYAARNKGISLSVGEIFSFTDSDCIPRPQWIEKGVEALESNNADLVGGKVEFTFSSERTAAEIYDSVTNMQIEKNIASRKISKTANLFVRKTVFSEIGLFPGNLKSGGDVIWTKRATDANFYLVYSSEACVLHPARKLVSMLRKQYRVGSGQPSIWLEQGQSLTQIFSNIIFGFRPPSRKQIQQNCIDRAREIRSSYISIWRVAWLCTIATSLGRLSGFFMFYSAK; this is translated from the coding sequence GTGCAGTTAGCTTATGTTTCGGTAATTGTTCCGGTTTTTAATGATATAGAACGCTTGGAAAAATGCCTGAGGGCTTTGGAGGAGCAAACATATCCGAAGCATCTATACGAAGTTATAGTCATTGATAATAATTCTGATGAGGATATTGAATGTTTAGTGGCTAGCTTCAAGCACGTAAAACTAAGCTTTGAAGCTAAGCAAGGTTCATATGCAGCAAGAAACAAAGGTATTTCCCTATCTGTGGGCGAAATATTCTCTTTTACTGATTCAGACTGTATACCTAGACCTCAGTGGATCGAGAAAGGAGTTGAAGCTTTAGAGTCCAATAATGCTGACTTAGTAGGTGGAAAAGTAGAATTCACATTCTCATCTGAAAGGACTGCTGCTGAAATTTATGATTCTGTGACAAATATGCAAATAGAAAAAAATATAGCTAGTAGAAAAATTAGCAAAACGGCTAATTTATTTGTTCGGAAAACTGTCTTCTCTGAAATTGGTTTATTCCCAGGTAATCTTAAGTCAGGTGGAGATGTTATTTGGACTAAGAGGGCAACTGACGCAAATTTTTACTTAGTATACTCTTCTGAAGCATGTGTATTACATCCAGCACGTAAGCTAGTATCAATGCTCAGGAAACAGTATCGGGTCGGTTCTGGTCAACCGTCTATATGGCTAGAGCAAGGGCAGTCATTGACGCAAATTTTTAGCAATATTATATTTGGGTTTAGACCTCCTTCACGCAAGCAAATTCAGCAAAACTGTATAGACCGTGCGCGTGAGATTCGCTCTAGCTACATATCTATTTGGCGGGTTGCTTGGTTGTGTACTATCGCAACAAGCTTAGGACGTTTAAGTGGTTTTTTTATGTTTTATTCAGCGAAATGA
- a CDS encoding agl cluster protein AglQ: MKLYDFIVESANSALPFQNNSTGSMPAGHNGLYHDLETPVRNTSHWLITFLKAYSISHDQRFLRAAEFSAQYLCKSEVRPMGATFWHRQNPEKDACNGLIGQAWTIEALAIAAQKLEMPELLDLAQEVFLLHPFNEEAGLWQRVGVDGSYLSFDLTFNHQLWFAAAGSLIAKYGSSEIDRQVQCFISKIPNLFNTYASGLIYHLIIPKPVGFRQKLVNLIEEQKSIQKRKMLAYKAIGYHSFNLYAFALLKNQYPSQEIWRSKKIKKSLLYAKSSQYFRDVQNNKYGYPYNPAGFEIPFSLHAFNVCDRSEQEKWISSQFNICFDFSENMMSKNTDDPNTHSARIYEATRLSNMEVVR; encoded by the coding sequence ATGAAACTCTATGATTTTATTGTTGAAAGTGCTAACTCGGCCCTGCCTTTTCAAAATAATTCGACAGGCAGTATGCCAGCGGGCCACAACGGTTTATACCATGACTTAGAAACTCCTGTAAGAAATACTTCACATTGGCTTATTACTTTTTTAAAGGCATATTCAATATCTCATGATCAGAGATTTCTCAGAGCTGCTGAGTTTTCAGCTCAGTACTTATGTAAGAGTGAAGTAAGGCCAATGGGAGCCACATTTTGGCACCGCCAGAATCCTGAAAAAGATGCATGCAATGGTCTTATTGGTCAAGCGTGGACGATTGAAGCATTAGCAATAGCTGCTCAGAAACTGGAAATGCCTGAGTTGTTAGACTTGGCACAGGAAGTGTTTCTACTTCATCCATTTAATGAAGAAGCTGGGCTTTGGCAACGGGTTGGTGTTGATGGGAGTTACTTATCGTTCGATTTAACATTTAATCACCAGTTGTGGTTTGCTGCTGCAGGCAGTTTGATAGCAAAATATGGTTCTAGCGAAATTGATAGGCAGGTTCAGTGCTTTATCAGTAAGATCCCGAATCTCTTCAATACTTACGCTTCGGGGCTTATCTATCATTTGATTATTCCCAAGCCTGTAGGATTTCGGCAAAAACTTGTGAATCTAATTGAAGAGCAAAAGTCAATCCAGAAGCGTAAGATGTTGGCTTATAAAGCTATTGGATACCATAGCTTTAACCTTTATGCTTTTGCACTGTTGAAGAATCAGTATCCAAGTCAAGAAATTTGGAGAAGCAAAAAAATTAAAAAATCTCTGTTATATGCTAAATCAAGCCAGTACTTTAGAGATGTGCAGAATAACAAATATGGCTACCCATATAACCCTGCCGGGTTTGAAATACCTTTTTCTCTCCATGCCTTCAACGTTTGTGACCGATCAGAACAAGAAAAATGGATTTCTTCTCAATTTAATATATGTTTTGACTTCAGTGAGAATATGATGTCTAAGAATACAGACGATCCAAATACTCATTCTGCGAGAATCTACGAAGCAACAAGACTATCTAATATGGAGGTTGTAAGATAA
- a CDS encoding lipopolysaccharide biosynthesis protein: MSHPSTHTKYSEYFNTSNLKADLKERSIRSGAVTITSQWFQFVLRMGSTVFLARLLSPEDYGLIGMVAILTGFVQLFKDLGLSAATVQKKEVDHQQVSTLFWINLGVSCLVAFVVAALAPILALFYQEPRLLWVTLALSTNFIFGGLTVQHQALMRRQMQFTNLARIGICSVAVGLIVSITMAWLGAGYWALVGMQSASSMTTAVFTWIECKWRPERPTRRSDIRDMLAFGGNLTGFRTLNYFSRNLDNLLIGRFWGATELGLYAKAYQLVLLPIQQINSPVNNVAMPTLSSLQDDPERYSRYYYKAILLITSLGMPIVAFMFASSDKLILLLLGERWIDAVPIFRLLIPAAYIATFNVATGWVYQSLGRTDRQLRWGVIGSILNALVFMAGVRWGAIGVAAVFGMTRPLFFFPAHIYCFQGTPIKFKSFLSVLARPTIASIGAAGLLMVFHKVGITQHSSIGVLLLDIASYIVLYPLLWIGLPNGRRRFMEILGIFSSLRKKRKKI, encoded by the coding sequence ATGAGTCATCCTTCTACACATACTAAGTACAGTGAGTATTTTAATACTTCAAATCTTAAGGCTGACTTGAAAGAGCGCTCTATTCGTAGTGGCGCAGTTACGATTACATCTCAGTGGTTTCAGTTTGTCCTACGGATGGGATCAACGGTTTTTTTGGCTCGTTTATTGAGCCCTGAAGACTATGGTTTGATTGGGATGGTAGCTATCCTCACTGGTTTTGTTCAACTCTTCAAGGATCTAGGATTATCTGCAGCTACAGTACAGAAAAAGGAAGTCGATCATCAGCAAGTTAGTACTCTGTTTTGGATCAATCTTGGCGTCAGCTGCTTAGTTGCTTTTGTTGTTGCAGCTCTTGCTCCTATCTTAGCCTTGTTTTATCAAGAGCCACGACTGCTTTGGGTCACGCTGGCACTTTCGACTAACTTCATTTTCGGTGGATTGACCGTGCAGCATCAGGCTTTGATGAGGCGGCAGATGCAGTTTACTAACTTAGCTAGGATCGGCATTTGTTCGGTAGCTGTAGGCTTAATTGTAAGCATTACTATGGCTTGGCTAGGTGCTGGATACTGGGCATTGGTCGGAATGCAGTCTGCAAGCTCGATGACCACTGCAGTGTTCACATGGATCGAATGCAAATGGCGACCAGAAAGGCCCACACGTAGATCAGATATTAGAGATATGTTAGCCTTTGGTGGAAATTTGACGGGGTTTCGCACACTAAATTACTTTTCTCGTAATCTGGATAATCTTTTAATTGGGCGGTTCTGGGGTGCAACAGAGCTAGGCCTGTACGCGAAAGCGTATCAATTAGTTTTACTTCCGATCCAACAGATAAATTCTCCTGTTAATAATGTCGCGATGCCAACTCTCAGTAGTTTGCAGGATGACCCGGAAAGATATAGTCGGTACTATTACAAAGCCATCCTGCTTATTACTAGTCTGGGAATGCCGATTGTGGCGTTTATGTTTGCCTCATCTGATAAGCTGATACTACTTTTATTGGGTGAGCGATGGATTGATGCAGTTCCTATCTTTAGACTTCTAATACCTGCAGCTTATATTGCTACCTTCAATGTAGCGACGGGCTGGGTCTATCAGTCATTAGGTAGAACTGATCGTCAACTTCGATGGGGTGTTATTGGTTCGATATTAAATGCGTTGGTATTTATGGCTGGAGTCCGTTGGGGGGCTATCGGTGTTGCAGCAGTATTTGGGATGACGAGACCATTATTTTTTTTCCCTGCTCATATCTACTGTTTTCAGGGGACGCCTATTAAGTTCAAAAGCTTCTTGTCTGTTCTAGCAAGACCGACTATTGCTTCTATTGGTGCCGCTGGGTTGCTTATGGTTTTTCACAAGGTAGGCATCACACAGCATAGCAGCATCGGAGTGCTATTGCTCGATATAGCTTCATACATAGTGCTTTACCCTCTTCTCTGGATAGGTCTTCCGAACGGCAGAAGGCGTTTCATGGAAATTTTGGGTATATTCAGTAGTCTTAGAAAGAAGAGAAAAAAGATCTAG